Genomic DNA from Kiritimatiellia bacterium:
GAGCAGGTCCGGCTCGACGGTCGCCCGGCTCAAGGTAAAAAAGACGTAGTCGGCCCCGAGGTGGACGGCGAGATTGCACCCGGCGTTGAAAGCCGCGGGTATGCCCATCCCGTCCGGGCGCCGGATCAGCCGCACGCCGGGCCACCGGCTCCGCGCGAGTTCCTCCACCCCGGCCCGCCCGCTGACGAGGATCACGCTACGCTGCCCGTAGTCCGAGGCGCGCAGGGCGTCCACCGACCGGCCCAGGTCCTCCTCGCCGCCGGCGTCCACGACCACGGCGGCGACCAGCGGCTCGACCGGCAGGGCGGCCCGCTTCTCCGTCACGACCTCGGCCTTTTCGGGCGCGGTCAACTCGCGGACCAATTGCAGCGCCGAGGCAAAGCAATCGTCCACCTCGAGGTGCTCGAACTGGGCCGCACGGCCGACGTACCGGAGGTTGGCGAACCGCGCCAGGTACTCGCGCGCGAGGTCGACGTCCTTCTCATAGTCGCAGCGGTAGACCGGGTAGGAATATTCGCGGGTGACCTGCGTCGTGTCCAGCACCTGGTCCATCCGGAAGATGCCCGAGCCGGCGAGGTCCCGGACGGTCTTTTCCAGGTAGTCCGGGCGGTCGCGGTCGGTGACCTCGGCGCAGACCACGGAGGTCTCGGGCGGGCCGAGGTTCGGATCCATGTTCTTGAACTCGCAGAGGCGGTTCACGGCGAGGCCGCCGTCCATGTAATAGATCCAGTGATTGGGCGTCGTCTGGGGCTTGTCGACCAGGACGTAGACGGCCGAGACGGCGCGGTAGGTCAGCGGCGGCTCGTGGCCGAGCATGCGGCAGAGGTTCGTCAGCGGGATGGTCGAGATCACCCAGTCTCCGCTCGACTCATGGGTGCCGGCCGCGTCCTTCCACCGGACGCCGGCGACCCGGCCGTTCTCGACGCGCAGCCCCGTGACCTCCGCGTTCAGGCGCACGGCGTCCTTGACCTCGTCGTGGAGCCGGTCGCAGATCGAGCCGTAGCCGCCCTTCTGGGGATAGTAGAAGTAGTTGAATTTCTTCTTCGAACCCTGCCGGATCACGTCGAGGGGGCCGGCGATGCGGACCTTCTTGCGCGCCCATTCGACGGAGATCTGCTCCGGGGGAATCCCGAACATCTTGACCGTGTAGGGCGAGAACAGGAAGCGCTCCAGGGTGCGACCGTACTTCTTCAGGCAGTAGTTCTGGAACGACGTCTCCGGCAGGTTGCGCGGCCGGGTGAGGTAGGTCCACGGGATCGAGAGGGTCTTGGCCGGGAAGAACCGGCGGCAGAGCTGGATGACGTCCACCGGGTCGTGCAGCCATTTGCCGCCGAGATGCACGGCGCTGACGCGCGCGAGCCGGTTCATGGGGACGAGGGACACGAGCTGCTGCAGGATGTGCTCGTCATGGGTGAAGAGGCGGTGGGCAGCCCAGTCGCAGGTGTGCCCGTTCCACCGGAAGCTATGGGCGAACCCGCCGATATAGGAAGCCCCTTCGAGGACCTCCACCTCGAAGCCCTTCCGCCGAAGCAGGCAGGCCGTGCTCAAGCCGGAGATGCCGGCGCCGATGATGACCGCTTTCACGTTGATGGTACCCCGGCCCGGCCCGCGCCTACTCCACGGCCTTGAAGCACAGGGTGGCGTTGTGGCCGCCGAAGCCGAGCGAATTATTCAGGCAGGCGCGGACCTTCGCTTCCCGGGCCTGGTTGGGTACATAGTCCAGGTCGCAGTCCGGGTCGGGCGTCGTGTAATTGATCGTCGGCGGGATCCTGCCGTTCTTCAGGGCCAGCGCGCAGGCGATGGACTCGACCGCGCCGGCCGCGCCGAGCAGGTGGCCCGTCATGGACTTGGTGGAGCTGATCATGACCTTCCGGGCCCGCTCCTCGCCGAGGGCGGCCTTGATGGCCAGCGTCTCGCACTTGTCGTTGAGCGGCGTGCTGGTGCCGTGGGCGTTGATGTAGTCGATGTCGGCGGGCGTCAGCCCCGCGTCCTCGACCGCCAGCCGCATCCCGCGGGCGGCGCCCTGGCCCGCCTCGTCCGGGGCGGTGATGTGGTAGGCGTCGCAGGTCCGGCCATAGCCGGCCAGTTCGCAGTAGATCTTCGCGCCCCGCTTCCGCGCGTGCTCGAGCTCCTCCAGGACCAGCACCCCGGCCCCCTCGCCGATCACAAACCCGTCGCGGTCTTTGTCGAACGGGCGGCTGGCGTGGGCGGGATCGTCGTTGCGGGTGCTCAAGGCGCGCATGGCGCAGAAGCCGCCGACGGCCAGCTCGTTGATCGAGCCCTCGGCGCCGCCGGACAGGACGAGGTCCGCCTCGCCGTGCTGGATGATCCGCAGCGATTCGCCCATGGAATGCGTCGCCGACGCGCAGGCGGAGACGACGCAGAAGTTGGGGCCTTTCATCCCGAACTCGATGGCGACCAGGCCGCTCAAGATGTTCGTGATCATCTGGGGAATCATGAACGGCGAGAACCGGGACGGCCCGCGCGTCACGACCACCTTGCTCTGCTCGAAGCACACCTGGAGGCCGCCGATGCCGCTGCCGATGATCACGCCCGCGCGCTCGCCGTCCACCCGGTCCATCTGCAGGCCGGCGTCGGCGACGGCCATCTTGGCGGCCGCCACCCCGTACAGGCAGAAGGGATCCATGTGGCGCTGGTCCTTGCGCGAAACGAAGGGATGGGGGTCGAATTCGATCACCTCGCCCGCGATCTGCGAGGTGTAGGCCGTCGGATCGAACGCCTGGATCCGCCGGATGCCCGAGTGGCCGGCCAGCAGACGTTCCCAGAATTTCTGCAGGTCGCATCCCAGCGGGGATACCACCCCCATGCCCGTCACCACGACTCTTCTGGCCGCCATGTTCGCCCCCCGCGTTCAACGCCGCCGGACCGCCCGCGGGAGGCCCCCGCGACCGGCCGGCCGAGTGCTTTTTGTAAAACAGGCCGAGGCGCGCCCTCGAGAAGCGAACCCCGGCCTGAAGAACCAACCGGAATCAGGCTCCGCCGAAGCCTTTTTCCTTCAGATAGTTGATCACCGCGCCGACCGTGGTCAGCTTCTCGGCGTCCTCGTCCGGAATCTCGGCCCCGAACTCCTCTTCGAACGCCATCACCAGCTCCACCGTGTCCAGCGAGTCCGCGCCGAGGTCCTCGATGAAGGACGCTTCCGGCGTGACCTGCTCGGGATTGACGCCGAGTTGCTCCACGATGATCTCTTTGACTTTGTCTTCAAGCGCCATGGGTATCTTCTCCTGTTTCCTCTGTGCTGCTTACATCACCATGCCACCACACACCGTGAGAACCTGGCCTGTCACATACGACGCCGCGTCACTGGCCAGGTACATCACTACGTTGGCCACATCCTCCGGCTGCCCGAAGCGGCCCAGCGGAATGGCGTCCAACATCTTCTTCTTCAGCTCGTCCGTGAGCTGGTCCGTCATCCGGGTCTGGATGAAGCCCGGGGCCACGGCGTTCGCCCGGACGCCCCGGGAGGCCAGCTCCCGGGCCACCGACTTGGTCAGGGCGATCAACCCGGCCTTGGATGCCGAATAGTTACACTGCCCCGCGTTGCCGATCAAGCCAATGATGGAGGCCACGTTCACGATCGCGCCGCGGCGCTGCTTCATCATCCCCCGCGCCGCCGCCTTGGTGAACAGGAAGGCGCCCTTGAGATTGATGTCCAGGACCTGGTCCCAGTCCTCCTCGCTCATCCGCACGAGGAAGGTGTCGCGGGTAATCCCGGCGTTGTTGACGAGGATGTCGATGCGGCCGAAGGCCTTTTCGGCCTGCTCGACCGCGGCCTGGACCTCGGCGGGCTTGGAGACGTCCACGGCGATGCATTCCGCGCGGCGGCCGAGCGCGGCAACCTTGCCGGCGGTTTCCGCCAGCCAGTCGGCCTGCACGTCGCACAAGGCGAGGTCCGCGCCCTCGGAAGCCAGCTTGAGGGCAATGGCCTGCCCGATCCCGCGCGCCGCGCCCGTGACCAGCGCGATCTTTCCGTCCAGTTGGCCCATGATAACGCTCCTACGCAAAAAGCCCGGAATTCAAGACCCCCTCCAGGCTGGGGCGGTCATGAATGTTATGGAGAGCGGCTTCCTTGTCAATCCGTTTGACCAGCCCGGTCAGCACTTTTCCCGGCCCGCATTCCGCGTAGGCCCGGACCCCCAGATCCCGCAGCCCCTCGACGCAGGAAACCCAACGGACGGAAGAGGTTACCTGCTTCACCATCAACCGGCGGATCTCGTCCGGGCCGCCGTGCGGCTGGCCGGTGACGTTGGAAAAAACGGGAATCGTCGGCGCTTGGAAGGCGATCCCGCCCAGAAAGGCCTCCAATTTACGGGCCGCAGAGGCCATCAGGGACGAATGGAAAGCCCCGGCGACGTTGAGCCGGATGGCCTTGCGGGCGCCAAATTCGGCCGCCCGCTTCTCGGCATCGGCGACGCGGTCCTTCGGGCCGCTCAAGACGGTCTGCTCGGCGGAATTGAAATTCGCGGCCTCGACGCCCGTCGCGGCGCACAGGGCCTCGATCCGGTCCGGCGCGGCCCCGATGATGCTGACCATGCCGCCCGGCTGCTCCTCGCAAGCTTCCTGCATGAACCGCCCGCGCGCCTGGAGCACGCGCAGCGTATCCTCGAGGGAAATCGCCCCCGCGAAGCAGAGCGCCGCCCACTCGCCGGAGCTCAAGCCCGCGCAGGCCGCGAAGGCGGCTCCCGGGCTCTGCGCCCGCAGCGCGGTCCAGCCGGCCGCGCTGACGGTGAAGATCGCCGGCTGGGCATTCGAGGACAGCGTCAGGGTCTCGATCGGCCCCTCGAAGCACAGCTTCGCGAGGTCGAAGCCGAGCACCTGGTTGGCTGTGTCAAAGACGGCCCGGCATTCGGGAAAAGACTCGGCCAGATCCTTGCCCATGCCGACGGCCTGGGCACCTTGTCCGGGGAATAAAAGGGCGGTGGAGTTCATGGGGGTGTTCGGTGTTCAGTCGGGCCGCCGGCCCAAGGGGCCGGATGGAAACAGGAATGAGACCTCAACGTCCAACAACCAACATCCAACTTCCAACGTCCAACAGGAGAGGTTCCAATCCTTGGAAGTTGAATGTTGGACGTTGGGCGCTGGACGTTGAATTCAAATAGATTGCGCATGAATTTCATGTCCTGTGTCTCAGATCAGGGTTCAGGGGGGGGCACAACGATTCACTATTCGCCATTCACTATTCACTTCCCCCGAGCCCTCATCCCTTGTCCCACTCGACGACCGAGGCGCCCCAGGTGAAGCCGCCGCCGAAGGCGACCATCAGGATCTTGTCGTGTTTCTGGAGCTTGCCCTCGCGGGCGAGTTCGTCGAGGGCCACGACGATCGTCGCCGCCGAGGTGTTGCCGTAGCGGTCGAGGTTGACGACCAGTTTCTCGTTCGTCACGCCGAGCCGCTCGCCGATGGCTTCGATGATACGCAGGTTGGCCTGGTGGGGAATGATCCACCGGACATCCTCGATGCCGAGGCCGCTCCGGTGCAGGGCATCCTTGGCGGCCCGGACCATGTTGGTCACGGCGTGCTTGAACACCTCGCGGCCGGCCATTTTCATGTAATGCAGGCGTTGCCGGACGGTCTCCTCGGTGGCCGGGTGCCGGCTGCCGCCGCCGGGCAGCATGAGCAGCTCGGCCAGCGTACCGTCCGAGCCCAGCGTCGAGGCCATGACGCCCCGCGCCGCACCCCGGGCCTGGAGCACGACCGCGCCGGCCGCATCGCCGAACAGCACGCACGTGGTCCGGTCCTGCCAGTCGAGGATCGAGCTGATTTTTTCCGCGGCGATCACCAGCACGGTTTCCATCGTGCCGGTGCTGACGAACTGCCGGCCGATCTCCAGGGCGTACAGGAACCCCGAGCAGGCCGCCTCCACGTCGAAGCAGAAGGCCTTCTTCGCGCCGATCTTGGCCTGCACGAAGCAGGCGGTGTTGGGAAATCCCATGTCCGGCGTAATGGTCGCCACCACGATCATATCCACCGATTCGGGCGACACCCCGGCGTCGGCCAGTGCACGGCGCGCGGCCTCGGCGCCGAGGTCGGAGGAGGCCTGGTCGGGAGCGGCGATATGCCGCTCCTTGATGCCCGTCCGCGTGGTGATCCACTCGTCCGACGTGTTGACCATCTTCTCCAGGTCCGCGTTGGTCAGGATGCGCTCCGGCAGGTAGGAACCGATGCCCACGATGGACACGGTGCGTCCCACGACGGCGGGGTGCATTCGTTCTGTTTTCGTCACGGCAGTTTATCCAGGTTGCGAATACCATCTACGATCATCTGGTTGATATGGTGGCTGACCGACTCCGTGGCCACGCGGATGCCGTTGCAGACGGCCCGCGGCGAGGAAGAACCGTGGCCGATCAGGCAGGTGCCCCCCACCCCGAGGAGCGGCGCGCCGCCGTAGGTGGCGGGATCGGAGCGCTTGCGGATCGAGCCGAAGGCCCCCCGGGCCAGGAGCGCGCCGATCATGCGCAGCGGGTTTTTCGAGCACTCCTCGCGAATCCAGCGCGAGATCGTGCGGGCCACGCTTTCGCTGGTCTTGAGCACCACGTTGCCGACGAACCCGTCGCAGACCACGACGTCCACGACCCCGTTGTAGATATCCGAACTCTCGACGTTGCCGTGGAACGCCAGGGAGGATTTCTCCAGGATTTTAAAGGCCTCCTTGGTGGCCTCGTTGCCCTTGCTGTCCTCGCCCCCGATGCTCAACAGGCCCACCGTCGGGTTCGCGCAGCCCAGAATTTCCCGCGAATACACCGCGCCCATGACGGCGAACTGGGCGAACATGTTCGGATTGCAGTCCGTGTTGGCGCCCGAGTCGATCATGACGAAGGGCTTGACGGGCGTCGGGATCACGGTGGCGATGGCCGGCCGCTCGACCCCCTCCAGGGTCCGGAGCTTGAGCGTCGTGGAGGCGACGGCCGCGCCGGTATTGCCGGCGGAAAAAACCGCGTCCGCCTCGCCGTGCTTGACCATGTCCACGGCGCGGTTGATGGAGGAATCCTTCTTGCGGCGGATGGCGGTGGCGGGGCTTTCCTCCATGCCGACCACCTGGGAGGCATGGCGGACCTGGATGACGGGAGGGACCGGCCCCTTGCCGTCGAGTTCGCGGCGGATGGCGGCCTCGTCGCCGACGAGGATCAGCGCCGTCAGACCCGGCAGCGTTCGTGCCGCGTCCAGCGCGCCCGCCACGATCGCCCCGGGCGCGAAATCCCCGCCCATGGCATCCACGGCCACGCGCATGGCTATTCGTCCGCTGTAATGATCAGGACCTGGCGGCCCCGATAGGTTCCGCACGCGGGGCAGACCCGGTGGGACATCTGCGGCGCACCGCACTTCGGGCAGACCTGCGCGGTCACGATGGCCTTCTTGTGCGAGCGCTGGCGCATGCGCCGCTTGCTCTTCGACGTTTTTCTTTTCGGTACGCCCATTTCAAACCCCTCCAGTGAAACTGGTGGCTACAACCCTTTCAATCCGTCCAGGGCACTCCACTTATCCGGTCCGACGGCCGGCGGCTTACACCCGCACGGCCCCTCGTTGAGGTTATGGCCGCACTGCGTGCACAAGCCCTTGCATTCCGGAGAACACAGGGGATAGGCCGGAAGATTGAGCAGGATATCCTCCCGGATATCCGGTGTCAAATCCACGGTCTCCGTGCCTTCCGGCGCGTCGTAGGCGCGTAGGAAAGACGAATCGGCCACGGTTGTCGAGAAAAAACAGCCGCACCGCCCGCATTGCAGGGTCACCGGCATGGAAAGGCGGCCGCTGACCACCAACTCGCCCGACACCTTCTGCACGGTGAAACGGCAGGAAATCGGGCCTTCCGGGCGGATCTGGGCGTCCCCGGCCAGTTCCAGGACGGCCGCCGGGACGTCCTCCTCGTACAAGCCGCCGTCCACGGGTACTTTGGAAAGGGCGATCTGCATGGGCAGGAGGGCCGCGTTCAGGGCTTTTTCAACTTCGCGTCCAGCGCCTTCCGGACGGGCTCGGCCACAAAATCGCTCGTGTCGCCGCCGTACTGCGCCACCTCGCGCACGGTGCTGGAACTGACGTAGCTGAAGTCCTCCTTGGGCATCAGGAACAGGGTCTCTATGTCCGGGGCCATCTTCCGGTTGGTCAGGGCCATCTGGAATTCGAACTCGAAGTCCGAGAACGCGCGCAGTCCCCGCACGAGCACCCGGACCCCCTTCTTCCGCGCGTACTGGACCAGCAGTCCGTCGAAGGTATCCACCTCCACGTTCGGGAACGGCTTCACCACCTCGGCCACGAGGGCACGCCGCTCTTCCACGGTGAATAGCGTCTCCTTGCGCGTGCTGCCCGCGACGGCGATGATCAGGCGGTTGAAGATGCGCGCCGCGCGCTCGATCACGTCCAGGTGCCCCAGCGTGATCGGGTCAAACGTCCCCGCGTATATGGCCGCTCGGTTCATGTGCTCATCTCCCCGGTCTCTCCGGCCGCGCGACGGTACAAAAGCAGCCGGGTTTCTCCATAGGTCCGGTCGCGGAGCAGGTTCCAGCCCGGATGTTCAGGTATCGCCTGCCCAGCGCCCTGCTCGAAGGCCAGCAACCCTTCGGGGGCGAGAATAGGTCCGGCCTGCAGGGCGAGCAAGGTCTTTTCCAGCCACTGCCGCCCGCCCTCCCGGTCGTAGGGCGGATCGGCCAGGACCAGATCGAAGGGCGGACCGCCCGCGCCCGCGGCCAGGAACCGCAGGACGTCGGCGCGGCGGATTTCGACGGCGCCGCCGTCCGGCGCGCAGAGGGCTTCCACGTTGGCCCGCAGGACCCGCAGCACCCCCGGGTCGAAATCCACCCAGCACACGAACGCCGCGCCGCGGCTCCAGGCTTCCAGGCCCAACGCGCCCGAACCGGCAAAGAGATCCAGCACCCGCGCACCCGCCACCGAGGCGCCCAGCATGGAAAACAACGCGGCGCGGACCTTGTCTTGCGTCGGCCGCAGCGGGCCGGACGGGACCTTCAGGAGGCGTCCCTTTAAAATTCCGCCGGTGATGCGCATGGGGAGGTGTTCAGTGTTCGGGGTTCGGGGTTCGGGGGGCGGCGGGCGCCGGGGCGACCTGATCCGCGGGCGGGGGAACCTGGCCGAAGCGCTCGCGGCGGACCCAGGCCAGATACGTCTCCTGGTCCACGAGATCGGGCGTCTTGAACCCGGACGAGAGGCTTGCCGTGCGGCCGAACTTTGAGGGCTTCAGGCGGAAATCCTGTTGGATTTCGTCGAAGGCGATGACTTTGCAGTGCCGGACAATGCGATCCAGGGCGCTGATGTAGTCGATGAAATAGACGCCGCATATCGGCGGGTATTCGTGGGCGGCCACCCGCGCGGTAAAGTCCGCCAGCACCCGATGGCTGCGCCGGACGTGCTCGTCGCGCGCGGCCAGGATGGCCTCGCCTCCGGTTTTGAACTCCGCGCGGGACGCGTCCAAGGACTCGACCAGCCGGTTCAAGGTGCGCGCCGAGGTATCATAAGCCTCGTAGAGCCAGTCCAATCCCTGCCGGTCGAATCGCGCCTCGCGGATCGCGTGCCGCTGGCCGGACAGAACGCCGATCAACTCGATATGGTCGTGAATCCGTTCCAGGTGCACCATGGCGCGGTTGAGGTACTGCACGAGGATCGCCTGGCGCCGGGACAGCGAACGGCCCGTCACGGCCCGCAGGTAGTCGCGAACGGCCAGCTTGATTTCGTCCACCGCCTGCTCGTTCCGCGCCACGCGGCCCAGGCCCCGTCGATCGTCCCGGACGATCATTTCCGCGACGTCCCGGAAGCTGCCCTGGCAGAGCACGGCCACGCGGCGCAGTTCCCGGAGGACGGCGGCGAGCGCGTCCTCGGGGCGCGGAAGCAGGTCCACGTCCAGGTGGCTGGGTTCCGGCAGGGGCTCGCGCGCCGGCACGAGCCGGCACACCAGACGGGAGTGGAGGGAAATGAAAGGAAAGATCAGCGCCACGCTGATGACCATCTTGATCGTGTTGGCGTTGGCCGCCTGGTGGATGAGATCGCCGGAGGTGAGCGGGATGTAGCGGTAGAACCAGGAGGCCGTCAGCACGCCGAAGAACCCGCTGAAGATATTAAACGCCAGGTGCGAGATCGCCGAGCGCCGGGCCTCGACGCCGGTGCCGATGCTGCCCAGCAGCGCGGTCATGCAGGTGCCGATGTTGGCGCCGACGATGATCGGGTAGGCCTGTTCCAGCCGCGTGATGATCCCGGCCGAGATCATGGCGAAGACCATGGCGATGGTCCCGCCGCTGCTCTGGATGACGGCCGTCACGGCGGTCGCGATCCCGACGCCCGTGAGCAGGCCCTTCCAGGTCGCGCCGTCCATGCCCGCCAGGAACGGCGCGAACATCTCGCGGTAGGGTTTCACCGCGCCGCTCATGACGTTCATGCCCAGGAACAGCAGGCCGAAGCCCAGGAGCGCCTGGCCGGCCGGCCGCACGCGGGTGTTCGATCCGGCGACGGCCATCAGCAGGCCCAGGGCGATGCCGGCGAAGCAGTAGTCGCCGAGCCGGAACGAAATCAGGTGCATCGCCAGGGTCGTGCCGATGTTCGCGCCGAGCATGGGCGGGATGGACTCCAGCAGCGTCATGAGCCCGGCGTTGATCAGCCCCACCATCATCACGGTCGCGGCGCTGGTCTGGATGGTGGTGCCCAGCACGATGCCCAGGAACAGGCCGTTCCACCGGTGATGCCCCGCGCCCGCCAGGATCTTCCGGAGGCGCCCGCCGGCCACGCCGCGCAGGCCGTCGGTCATCACGTTCATCCCGTAGATGAACAGGGCCAGCCCGCCAAGCACGGTAAAGACCAGCATCACGACTTGATGGGCGCTCATGTCCGTGATTCTGGGCACGGCGGCGCCGCGGTCAAGCGTAATCAGCCCCACCGGCAGCACAGGGCGCTCAACATGAACAGCGCCGCGGTTTCGGCGCGAAGGGTCCGTTCGCCCAGCGTCACAGGGACGGCGCCGGCCCGGCGGGCCGCGGCCAGCTCCCCGGGCGTAAAATCGCCCTCGGGACCGACGAGCACCGTCACGCGCTCCGGCGAGGGCTCCGCGGCCAGGGTCCGGCGCAGCGGGACGGCGCCCGGCTCCAGCGCGCCGACCAGGAACAGCCCCTCGCGCGGGCGGGCCAGGAACGCCGGCAGCCCGACGGGCGCCTCAACCGCCGGCAGCCAGGCCGCGCGGCACTGCCGCGC
This window encodes:
- a CDS encoding FAD-dependent oxidoreductase gives rise to the protein MKAVIIGAGISGLSTACLLRRKGFEVEVLEGASYIGGFAHSFRWNGHTCDWAAHRLFTHDEHILQQLVSLVPMNRLARVSAVHLGGKWLHDPVDVIQLCRRFFPAKTLSIPWTYLTRPRNLPETSFQNYCLKKYGRTLERFLFSPYTVKMFGIPPEQISVEWARKKVRIAGPLDVIRQGSKKKFNYFYYPQKGGYGSICDRLHDEVKDAVRLNAEVTGLRVENGRVAGVRWKDAAGTHESSGDWVISTIPLTNLCRMLGHEPPLTYRAVSAVYVLVDKPQTTPNHWIYYMDGGLAVNRLCEFKNMDPNLGPPETSVVCAEVTDRDRPDYLEKTVRDLAGSGIFRMDQVLDTTQVTREYSYPVYRCDYEKDVDLAREYLARFANLRYVGRAAQFEHLEVDDCFASALQLVRELTAPEKAEVVTEKRAALPVEPLVAAVVVDAGGEEDLGRSVDALRASDYGQRSVILVSGRAGVEELARSRWPGVRLIRRPDGMGIPAAFNAGCNLAVHLGADYVFFTLSRATVEPDLLSQLVRVAQRDPEAGLLTPKILRADDPALIWSIGTRFRKFPPGIKSIGAGRPAAGAFVEEREVDFAVSCGLLVKREVFEQIGLFDPGYAFYYEDIDFSLRARAEGFRVRYVPEARMRYREDAEERAGAEFYEQWGESFSRFYRRHMKPGKLALHLAYLLAREATSGRVTPLWRGAFRGLHQRMGDIPKLGADFIEPMGG
- the fabF gene encoding beta-ketoacyl-ACP synthase II yields the protein MAARRVVVTGMGVVSPLGCDLQKFWERLLAGHSGIRRIQAFDPTAYTSQIAGEVIEFDPHPFVSRKDQRHMDPFCLYGVAAAKMAVADAGLQMDRVDGERAGVIIGSGIGGLQVCFEQSKVVVTRGPSRFSPFMIPQMITNILSGLVAIEFGMKGPNFCVVSACASATHSMGESLRIIQHGEADLVLSGGAEGSINELAVGGFCAMRALSTRNDDPAHASRPFDKDRDGFVIGEGAGVLVLEELEHARKRGAKIYCELAGYGRTCDAYHITAPDEAGQGAARGMRLAVEDAGLTPADIDYINAHGTSTPLNDKCETLAIKAALGEERARKVMISSTKSMTGHLLGAAGAVESIACALALKNGRIPPTINYTTPDPDCDLDYVPNQAREAKVRACLNNSLGFGGHNATLCFKAVE
- the acpP gene encoding acyl carrier protein, with the protein product MALEDKVKEIIVEQLGVNPEQVTPEASFIEDLGADSLDTVELVMAFEEEFGAEIPDEDAEKLTTVGAVINYLKEKGFGGA
- the fabG gene encoding 3-oxoacyl-[acyl-carrier-protein] reductase, whose translation is MGQLDGKIALVTGAARGIGQAIALKLASEGADLALCDVQADWLAETAGKVAALGRRAECIAVDVSKPAEVQAAVEQAEKAFGRIDILVNNAGITRDTFLVRMSEEDWDQVLDINLKGAFLFTKAAARGMMKQRRGAIVNVASIIGLIGNAGQCNYSASKAGLIALTKSVARELASRGVRANAVAPGFIQTRMTDQLTDELKKKMLDAIPLGRFGQPEDVANVVMYLASDAASYVTGQVLTVCGGMVM
- the fabD gene encoding ACP S-malonyltransferase encodes the protein MNSTALLFPGQGAQAVGMGKDLAESFPECRAVFDTANQVLGFDLAKLCFEGPIETLTLSSNAQPAIFTVSAAGWTALRAQSPGAAFAACAGLSSGEWAALCFAGAISLEDTLRVLQARGRFMQEACEEQPGGMVSIIGAAPDRIEALCAATGVEAANFNSAEQTVLSGPKDRVADAEKRAAEFGARKAIRLNVAGAFHSSLMASAARKLEAFLGGIAFQAPTIPVFSNVTGQPHGGPDEIRRLMVKQVTSSVRWVSCVEGLRDLGVRAYAECGPGKVLTGLVKRIDKEAALHNIHDRPSLEGVLNSGLFA
- a CDS encoding ketoacyl-ACP synthase III, with product MHPAVVGRTVSIVGIGSYLPERILTNADLEKMVNTSDEWITTRTGIKERHIAAPDQASSDLGAEAARRALADAGVSPESVDMIVVATITPDMGFPNTACFVQAKIGAKKAFCFDVEAACSGFLYALEIGRQFVSTGTMETVLVIAAEKISSILDWQDRTTCVLFGDAAGAVVLQARGAARGVMASTLGSDGTLAELLMLPGGGSRHPATEETVRQRLHYMKMAGREVFKHAVTNMVRAAKDALHRSGLGIEDVRWIIPHQANLRIIEAIGERLGVTNEKLVVNLDRYGNTSAATIVVALDELAREGKLQKHDKILMVAFGGGFTWGASVVEWDKG
- the plsX gene encoding phosphate acyltransferase PlsX is translated as MRVAVDAMGGDFAPGAIVAGALDAARTLPGLTALILVGDEAAIRRELDGKGPVPPVIQVRHASQVVGMEESPATAIRRKKDSSINRAVDMVKHGEADAVFSAGNTGAAVASTTLKLRTLEGVERPAIATVIPTPVKPFVMIDSGANTDCNPNMFAQFAVMGAVYSREILGCANPTVGLLSIGGEDSKGNEATKEAFKILEKSSLAFHGNVESSDIYNGVVDVVVCDGFVGNVVLKTSESVARTISRWIREECSKNPLRMIGALLARGAFGSIRKRSDPATYGGAPLLGVGGTCLIGHGSSSPRAVCNGIRVATESVSHHINQMIVDGIRNLDKLP
- the rpmF gene encoding 50S ribosomal protein L32; protein product: MGVPKRKTSKSKRRMRQRSHKKAIVTAQVCPKCGAPQMSHRVCPACGTYRGRQVLIITADE
- a CDS encoding DUF177 domain-containing protein; the protein is MQIALSKVPVDGGLYEEDVPAAVLELAGDAQIRPEGPISCRFTVQKVSGELVVSGRLSMPVTLQCGRCGCFFSTTVADSSFLRAYDAPEGTETVDLTPDIREDILLNLPAYPLCSPECKGLCTQCGHNLNEGPCGCKPPAVGPDKWSALDGLKGL
- the coaD gene encoding pantetheine-phosphate adenylyltransferase; protein product: MNRAAIYAGTFDPITLGHLDVIERAARIFNRLIIAVAGSTRKETLFTVEERRALVAEVVKPFPNVEVDTFDGLLVQYARKKGVRVLVRGLRAFSDFEFEFQMALTNRKMAPDIETLFLMPKEDFSYVSSSTVREVAQYGGDTSDFVAEPVRKALDAKLKKP
- the rsmD gene encoding 16S rRNA (guanine(966)-N(2))-methyltransferase RsmD; its protein translation is MRITGGILKGRLLKVPSGPLRPTQDKVRAALFSMLGASVAGARVLDLFAGSGALGLEAWSRGAAFVCWVDFDPGVLRVLRANVEALCAPDGGAVEIRRADVLRFLAAGAGGPPFDLVLADPPYDREGGRQWLEKTLLALQAGPILAPEGLLAFEQGAGQAIPEHPGWNLLRDRTYGETRLLLYRRAAGETGEMST
- a CDS encoding Na/Pi cotransporter family protein; the encoded protein is MSAHQVVMLVFTVLGGLALFIYGMNVMTDGLRGVAGGRLRKILAGAGHHRWNGLFLGIVLGTTIQTSAATVMMVGLINAGLMTLLESIPPMLGANIGTTLAMHLISFRLGDYCFAGIALGLLMAVAGSNTRVRPAGQALLGFGLLFLGMNVMSGAVKPYREMFAPFLAGMDGATWKGLLTGVGIATAVTAVIQSSGGTIAMVFAMISAGIITRLEQAYPIIVGANIGTCMTALLGSIGTGVEARRSAISHLAFNIFSGFFGVLTASWFYRYIPLTSGDLIHQAANANTIKMVISVALIFPFISLHSRLVCRLVPAREPLPEPSHLDVDLLPRPEDALAAVLRELRRVAVLCQGSFRDVAEMIVRDDRRGLGRVARNEQAVDEIKLAVRDYLRAVTGRSLSRRQAILVQYLNRAMVHLERIHDHIELIGVLSGQRHAIREARFDRQGLDWLYEAYDTSARTLNRLVESLDASRAEFKTGGEAILAARDEHVRRSHRVLADFTARVAAHEYPPICGVYFIDYISALDRIVRHCKVIAFDEIQQDFRLKPSKFGRTASLSSGFKTPDLVDQETYLAWVRRERFGQVPPPADQVAPAPAAPRTPNPEH